Proteins encoded in a region of the Funiculus sociatus GB2-C1 genome:
- a CDS encoding lysophospholipid acyltransferase family protein → MTQLDPSETTIATATPAKGVSVNSRVLPWLASAGYKLTSCVVMPFYIGSSEITGQENLPATGPVILAPTHRSRWDAFVVPYAVGKPVTGRDLRIMVSADEMTGLQGWFISRMGGFPVDTRNPGLGSFRHGVELLERGEVMVIFPEGNIYQDGRLHPLKAGLARIAVQVESENPGLGVKIVPISIRYGSRVPHWGCGVKVNIGTPISVANYSCTGKPKTSAKKLTADLEAALIQLDESEAVTVDTVCAPTPLEKVSSAQG, encoded by the coding sequence TGCAACCCCTGCCAAAGGAGTTTCAGTTAATTCCCGCGTCTTACCCTGGCTAGCGTCCGCAGGCTACAAGCTGACAAGCTGCGTTGTTATGCCGTTTTACATTGGCAGCAGCGAAATAACTGGACAGGAAAATCTCCCCGCTACTGGTCCTGTCATCCTAGCTCCTACCCATCGCTCTCGCTGGGATGCCTTTGTCGTACCTTACGCAGTTGGGAAACCAGTCACAGGTCGTGACTTGCGGATTATGGTATCAGCGGATGAAATGACAGGGTTACAAGGCTGGTTTATCAGTCGCATGGGAGGTTTCCCGGTAGATACGAGAAATCCGGGCTTAGGCAGTTTTCGTCATGGTGTCGAACTTCTCGAAAGAGGGGAAGTGATGGTCATTTTCCCAGAGGGTAACATCTACCAGGATGGGCGACTTCATCCCTTGAAAGCTGGCTTGGCGCGGATCGCAGTGCAAGTAGAATCGGAAAATCCAGGATTGGGCGTTAAAATTGTCCCAATCAGTATTCGTTACGGCAGCCGAGTACCACACTGGGGTTGCGGTGTCAAGGTTAACATCGGTACTCCGATCTCAGTGGCGAATTATTCTTGTACTGGTAAGCCGAAAACAAGTGCGAAAAAATTGACTGCTGATTTAGAAGCTGCGCTGATACAGTTGGATGAAAGCGAAGCGGTGACGGTGGATACGGTTTGTGCGCCAACTCCATTAGAGAAGGTATCAAGCGCTCAAGGATAG
- a CDS encoding S8 family serine peptidase, which yields MTNYQSASGVPEESVGNILQRGGEELALEKVSDRFTVRPTSQAADVTQSVPAKPTLEIPKADLQEFIVDPSGRDKAMQAARASEDVAFASHVYQLKENPQTLVYLTDQVTIQFAPSVEEETRNAIASEHGLQLLKPVNGIPNTFVFHLTPQATENPVKIANRLMGRKEVLTAEPNIVVRQEQHYRPKDSLYPQQWYLNNTGANQVTASSHISVEKAWDITRGVRSVVVAVTDDGFDLNHPDFQGAGKIVAPKDFKDQDFLPLPGEQDENHGTACAGVAVAEETGSGIVGVAPGCALMPLRTTGFLDDESIEQLFEWAIQNGASVISCSWGPAAVYFPLSLRQRAALTRAATIGRDRKGCVIVFAAGNANRPISGTINEQGWPNNLLKGPTQWLGGFTVHPDVITVSACTSLSKKSAYSNWGNVTISAPSNNAPPGMWFEQTGYISTAPEVRTALPGLGVLTADRLGAAGYSSNNFTNDFGGTSSACPVVAGVAALVLSANPDLTAQEVRRILQQTADKIVDPDPDPQLAFRLGTYDVNGYSQWFGYGKVNAFKAVQAAKEQRVQQSKPSQVLNGRNNNSLAIPDDNPQGITSPIQVPQTGSVRDIHIGINIEHSFLGDIEVSLIPPTGQTVLLQGRTLGSATQLQGTYTLQNTPALKQLLDSPAAGVWHLLVVDYAQLDTGTVKSWELTLGI from the coding sequence ATGACCAATTACCAATCCGCTAGTGGTGTACCAGAAGAGAGTGTAGGGAATATTTTACAACGGGGAGGAGAAGAATTGGCGCTGGAGAAAGTGAGCGATCGCTTTACAGTCCGCCCAACTTCACAAGCAGCTGACGTAACCCAAAGTGTCCCCGCCAAACCAACTTTAGAAATTCCTAAAGCCGACTTACAAGAATTTATAGTAGACCCATCCGGGCGAGACAAAGCAATGCAAGCGGCACGAGCATCAGAAGATGTTGCCTTTGCCAGCCACGTCTACCAGCTCAAAGAGAATCCGCAAACGCTAGTTTACCTCACAGATCAGGTGACAATACAATTTGCGCCCTCTGTGGAGGAAGAAACGAGGAATGCGATCGCATCCGAACATGGTTTACAACTACTCAAACCAGTCAACGGCATTCCCAACACCTTCGTCTTTCACCTTACCCCACAAGCCACAGAAAACCCCGTCAAAATAGCTAACCGACTCATGGGGCGAAAAGAGGTACTAACCGCCGAACCTAATATCGTCGTGCGACAAGAGCAACACTACCGCCCCAAAGATTCCCTCTATCCCCAGCAATGGTATCTCAACAACACAGGTGCTAATCAAGTAACAGCTAGTTCCCATATTTCAGTTGAGAAAGCCTGGGATATCACTCGCGGCGTGCGTTCCGTAGTCGTCGCCGTAACCGATGATGGCTTTGACCTCAACCACCCAGACTTTCAAGGTGCCGGAAAAATCGTCGCCCCCAAAGACTTCAAAGACCAAGACTTCTTGCCCCTACCGGGAGAGCAAGACGAAAACCACGGTACCGCCTGCGCTGGAGTTGCAGTTGCCGAAGAAACTGGCAGTGGCATTGTGGGAGTTGCGCCTGGTTGTGCCTTAATGCCCCTCCGCACCACAGGATTCTTAGATGACGAAAGCATCGAACAACTATTTGAGTGGGCAATCCAAAACGGTGCCAGCGTCATCTCCTGTAGCTGGGGGCCAGCAGCCGTATACTTTCCTCTTTCCCTACGACAACGCGCCGCCCTCACCCGTGCTGCTACAATAGGACGCGATCGCAAAGGCTGCGTCATCGTCTTTGCTGCTGGTAACGCCAATCGCCCCATCAGCGGTACCATCAACGAACAAGGCTGGCCAAATAACCTCCTAAAAGGCCCCACCCAGTGGCTAGGCGGTTTCACCGTTCATCCAGACGTAATCACCGTTTCCGCCTGTACCAGCCTGAGTAAAAAATCCGCCTACAGTAACTGGGGGAACGTAACCATCTCTGCCCCCAGCAACAACGCCCCACCGGGGATGTGGTTTGAACAAACCGGATATATCAGCACCGCCCCGGAAGTCCGAACCGCCCTGCCCGGACTAGGAGTCTTAACCGCTGACCGACTAGGCGCAGCCGGATACTCCTCTAACAACTTTACCAACGATTTCGGCGGCACCTCCAGCGCTTGTCCCGTCGTCGCAGGTGTCGCCGCCCTAGTTTTGTCAGCCAACCCCGATTTAACTGCACAAGAAGTCAGGCGAATTTTGCAACAAACCGCCGACAAAATTGTAGACCCCGACCCTGACCCCCAACTTGCTTTTCGGCTAGGCACTTACGATGTCAACGGTTACTCCCAATGGTTCGGTTATGGCAAAGTCAATGCTTTTAAAGCCGTTCAAGCTGCCAAAGAACAACGAGTCCAACAGTCCAAACCCTCCCAAGTCTTGAATGGACGTAACAACAACAGCCTAGCCATTCCGGACGACAACCCTCAAGGTATCACCAGTCCCATTCAAGTTCCCCAAACCGGAAGCGTTCGGGATATTCACATTGGTATCAATATTGAACACAGCTTCCTGGGGGATATCGAGGTGAGTTTAATCCCACCCACAGGACAAACTGTACTGTTGCAAGGTCGCACCTTGGGTTCTGCAACCCAGTTGCAAGGCACCTACACGCTGCAAAACACACCCGCACTCAAGCAACTACTCGATTCACCCGCAGCAGGAGTTTGGCACCTGTTAGTAGTGGACTATGCTCAGTTAGACACAGGTACTGTAAAAAGCTGGGAATTAACCTTGGGTATCTGA
- a CDS encoding GAF domain-containing protein, producing MSAQSGMNINSSSTLNTAATGKQPYLVLIVEDDRLTRLQLRAMMEKDGYRVAEASDGAEALAEYFRLRPDIVLLDALMPTINGFNCCTLLRKLPQGDRIPVLIITALEDSHSVDRAFASGATDYITKPIHWAVLRQRVRRLLDASRATAELQQQNDRLRLMGNITQQIRQSLDLREILQTTVTQVREFLQTDRVVIYRFLSNWSGFIEVESVDERYKPILGSKITDPCFNEKYINLYKQGRVKATTDVNNGGLSRCHLDLLTSFQVRANLVVPILQSEAIEDELNDAANDEGKIINYEQVSELHPSSPKPNRTKLWGLLVAHHCSSTRQWNQLEIDCLSSLATQAAIAIQQSELYQQVQRLNSNLERQVQERTAQLQQALKFEAMLKRITDKVRDSLDESQILQTAVQELAIGLEVGYCGTALYNLEEATSTICQEYTTYLPSHQNYAVQMAAFTEIYSNLLQGQYLQFCQLDSKLTNPIPSHVAALACPIFDNQGVLGNLWLLHHQEYLFNELEIRLVQQVANQCAIAIRQARLFQATLVQVKELEKVNQLKDDFLSTVSHELRTPISNMKMAIEMLEDIIIQTNNSFGNSTAENPDNSQSIIYLEMLNDECEREINLINDLLQLQQVNAGLYPLERIDIELQHWIPYVMEPFEQRTKNQQQIFQVEISKELPILYSDSFSLERIITELVNNACKYTPPGEKITVAVREVAGMIQISVSNSGVEIPESELPRVFDQFYRIPSNDRWKHGGTGLGLALVQKLITYLGGSIQVESKLGNTCFLVELPIT from the coding sequence ATGTCAGCCCAGTCAGGTATGAATATAAATTCCTCGTCAACGCTGAATACCGCCGCAACTGGAAAACAACCTTACCTAGTCTTGATTGTCGAAGACGACAGGTTAACCCGGCTTCAGCTGCGCGCCATGATGGAAAAAGACGGATATCGGGTAGCAGAGGCGAGTGATGGTGCGGAAGCTTTAGCTGAGTATTTTCGACTGCGCCCAGATATTGTTTTACTAGATGCCTTGATGCCGACAATCAATGGCTTTAATTGTTGTACCCTGCTGCGAAAACTTCCTCAAGGCGATCGCATTCCTGTTTTAATTATCACTGCTCTTGAAGATTCTCATTCAGTGGATCGGGCGTTTGCTTCTGGTGCTACCGATTACATTACCAAGCCTATCCACTGGGCAGTGCTACGTCAACGGGTGCGCCGTCTTCTTGATGCTAGTCGAGCTACAGCAGAATTGCAACAGCAAAACGATCGGTTGCGGTTGATGGGAAATATTACCCAGCAAATCCGTCAGTCTTTAGATTTAAGAGAAATTCTTCAGACTACAGTAACTCAAGTAAGAGAATTTTTGCAAACGGATCGCGTCGTTATTTATCGTTTCCTATCCAACTGGAGTGGATTTATAGAAGTAGAATCTGTAGATGAACGCTACAAACCTATTTTAGGCTCAAAAATTACAGATCCCTGTTTTAATGAAAAGTATATTAACCTTTACAAACAAGGTCGGGTCAAAGCAACAACGGATGTTAACAATGGTGGGTTAAGCCGGTGTCACCTTGATTTACTAACCAGTTTTCAAGTTAGAGCTAATTTGGTAGTACCAATTCTGCAATCAGAAGCAATCGAAGATGAGCTAAATGATGCAGCCAATGATGAAGGAAAAATAATAAACTATGAACAAGTTTCAGAGCTTCATCCCTCATCCCCAAAGCCTAATCGTACCAAGTTATGGGGATTGCTAGTTGCTCATCATTGTTCCTCAACCAGACAATGGAATCAGTTAGAGATTGATTGTCTTTCTTCATTGGCAACCCAAGCAGCGATCGCTATTCAACAATCTGAACTTTACCAACAAGTGCAGCGGCTTAACAGCAACCTCGAACGTCAGGTACAGGAACGTACAGCTCAGTTGCAGCAAGCTCTCAAATTTGAAGCGATGCTAAAACGAATTACTGACAAAGTGCGTGACAGCCTCGACGAAAGCCAAATTCTACAAACAGCCGTACAAGAATTAGCCATTGGACTTGAAGTAGGTTACTGTGGTACAGCCTTGTACAACCTTGAAGAAGCAACTTCCACTATTTGCCAAGAATATACAACTTATCTGCCTTCACATCAGAATTATGCAGTGCAAATGGCTGCTTTTACTGAGATTTATTCTAACCTTTTGCAAGGGCAGTATCTGCAATTTTGCCAATTAGATTCTAAACTTACTAATCCTATCCCTAGTCATGTTGCAGCACTGGCTTGTCCTATTTTTGATAACCAAGGAGTTTTAGGGAACTTGTGGTTACTTCATCACCAGGAATATCTGTTTAATGAATTAGAAATTCGATTGGTGCAACAAGTAGCGAATCAATGCGCGATCGCAATTCGACAAGCCCGCCTTTTCCAAGCGACTCTTGTTCAAGTAAAGGAACTAGAGAAAGTCAACCAGCTAAAAGATGATTTTCTCAGTACAGTTTCTCACGAATTACGCACGCCTATATCCAACATGAAGATGGCAATTGAAATGTTGGAAGATATAATAATTCAAACGAATAATTCTTTCGGTAATTCAACAGCAGAAAATCCAGATAATAGCCAATCTATTATCTACCTGGAGATGTTGAATGACGAATGCGAACGAGAAATAAATTTGATTAACGATTTACTGCAATTGCAGCAAGTAAATGCGGGTTTATACCCTTTAGAAAGAATAGATATTGAACTCCAACACTGGATTCCTTATGTAATGGAGCCTTTTGAACAGCGAACCAAAAACCAGCAGCAAATTTTCCAAGTAGAAATATCCAAAGAATTGCCTATTTTATATTCCGACTCCTTCAGTTTGGAGCGGATAATTACAGAGTTAGTAAATAATGCTTGTAAGTACACTCCCCCAGGCGAAAAAATAACCGTGGCTGTCCGTGAAGTGGCGGGAATGATTCAGATAAGCGTGAGCAATTCTGGTGTTGAGATTCCAGAAAGCGAATTACCCCGCGTTTTCGACCAATTTTACCGCATTCCCAGTAACGATCGCTGGAAACATGGTGGAACTGGTCTAGGACTGGCGCTAGTGCAGAAATTGATAACCTATTTAGGAGGTTCAATTCAAGTAGAAAGTAAATTGGGGAATACTTGCTTTTTGGTTGAGTTACCGATTACCTAA